GAAGAACTctcttaacgttacaatgttttcataataacgtcagctattaacctttaataacaaaacaaaaatgacatacattttcatattccatctatcgtcatgaccaccattgtagttgacggaaaccattgttccaaagtccctttattgcatgtttacagttctgaggctggttctccatagtgagagggacAAAGGAATGTGGTCTGTGGCTTCAGAATTACCATGGGTGTGAGGGGccataaaacccccacatcttcagacccctagatctctcctcctctgttggggttgagagataatctgtagggttgtggtctcctgtaacctgacctgatcaggacagtcatgacacttattagccactccttttgccccatctcctTCAACCATACAGatgttcaattcctcatcaatccacggagccttaacagttctaacagtcagtttcttaacaggtacaggtttatcaataattggaagaagcaatttcatatggtaaaaacaggtaaacaCTATCAGTCAGTTGTGAAATATCAATATACACTCAAAGAGAAGTAATTTCTCTCCCCTGTGTGAATGACGTTTAAGTGACTGTTATGAGTAATATGTTTTCCCACAGTCTGGGCTTTTGTAAGCCTTCTCCTCTGTGTGCAgactcatgtgttctttcaggcttcctaaaaTGGGCAAAagctttgcactctgggaggagtggtaaggcttctcccctctgTGTATTTTCTTGTGTTGGTTCAGGTTGCGTTTCTGGTTAAAACTCTCGGTAAGGCTTCTCCcatgtgtgtgtattctctcatgtgttttcaagttccataactgggtaaaactctttccacactgggagcagtggtaaggcttctcccctgtgtgtatcctctcatgagTTTTCAGGTAAACTGaatcgttaaaactctttccacaatgggagcagtggtaaggcttctcccctgtatgtattctctcatgccgtttcagaacccctagaccacaggtgtcaaactcattccacggagggccgagtgtctgcgggttttcgctcctcccttgtacttgattgatgaattaacatcactaattagttaggaactccccacacctggttgtctagggctttattgaaaggaaaaaccaaaaacctgcagacactcggccctccgtggaatgagtttgacacccctgccctagacggttaaaactctttccacactgggagcagtggtaaggcttctcccctgtgtgtattctctcgtgagCTTTCAGGTTTCCTATAagcttaaaactctttccacactgggagcagtggtaaggcttctcccctgtgtgtattctctcgtgagCTTTCAGGTTTCCTATAagcttaaaactctttccacactgggagcagtggtaaggcttatcccctgtgtgtattctctcatgccgtttcagatgCCCTAgacggttaaaactctttccacaccgggagcagtggtaaggcttctcccctgtgtgtattctctcatgccgtttcagatgCCCTAgacggttaaaactctttccacactgggagcagtggtaaggcttctcccctgtgtgtattctctcatgagcTTTAAGGTTTCCTAAAaccttaaaactctttccacactgggagcagtggtaaggctcctctcctgtatgtattctctcatgccgtttcagaacCCCTAgacggttaaaactctttccacactgggagcagtggtaaggcttctcccctgtgtgtatcctctcatgagTTTTCAGGTAACCTGaatcgttaaaactctttccacaatgggagcagtggtaaggcttctcccctgtgtgtattctctcgtgagCTTTAAGGTTTCCTAAAaccttaaaactctttccacactgggagcagtggtaaggctcctctcctgtatgtattctctcatgccgtttcagatccCCTAgacggttaaaactctttccacagtgggcgcagtggtaaggcttctccccggtgtgtattctctcgtgatCTTTCAGGTATGCTTTAagcttaaaactctttccacactggaagCAAAggaaaggcttctcccctgtgtgtattttctcatgTTGCTTAAGGTCCCATAAGAggttacaaccctttccacagtgggaacactggtgtcttcttgctGGTTTGGgtgtccctggctctggttcctctgagtctggtctttctcctgccaaagacagtgttaaaaaaaattgagacctgaatgaaaccttcacatgataaaacggccttgctacaagggtaaatcctaatcagatccctcaataatctgaggccagttttaacaatcttagtgacattacttattttatttatcctgttttacaagtcagaacacaaaaaactaaacagttctaggacactgaagacacagacgtcgctggatTCCAATCGAGCATGTGGTTATAactatataactttcatagctgtatgatacagaatgcgacctacacacttccttaaacataaaataaataaggtgaaatattttgagtagatgttcctaaaactgatagttactacaataaacaaaaatataaacgcaacatgtaaagtgttggatgtttcatgagctggaaAAAAAGTTTGCCgatttttttacatccctgttcgttaacatttatcctttgccaagataatccatccatctgacaggtgtggtatatcaagaagctgattgaacagcttgattattacacaggtgcaccttgtgctgggggcaataaaaggccactaaaatgtgcagttctgtcacacaacaatgccacagatgtctcagagggagcgtgcaattggcatgctgactgcaggaatgtccactggagctgttgccagggaatttaatgtacagtaccagtcaaaagttgactcacctacccattcaagggtttttcttcatttttactattttctacattgtagtataatagtgaagacatcaaaactattaaaaaacacatatggaatcatgtagtaaccacaagtgttaacctgtttggggtgcagcccgacaccggaacacttatgacaacatccagctcaagtgcagggcgcgaaattcaaaatctagtttgttaaaatatttaactttcacacattaacaagtccaatacagcatatgaaaggtagacatcttgtgaatcaagccaacatgtccgattttttaaatgttttacagggaagacaaaatatgtaaatctattagctaaccacgttagcaaaagacaccactttctaacaccatcagttttttactccatcaccagctatcactaattcgaccaaataaagatatatatagccactaaccaagaaacaacttcataagatgacagtctgataacatatttattgtatagcatatgttttttttgaaaaatgtgcatatttatggtGTAAATCATaaattacatttcagctacaatcagaaattggaccgaaagcagccataacatttacagacaccaacgtcaaatacctaattactcctcataaaacatttctgagaaATACATACTGTGCAGCAATTGAAAAACAGgattcttgtgattccagacaatatttccgatttattaaatgttttacagcgaaaacaaaatgtagcgctatattagcatagccaaATTAGCCAGACACACTTGGGCGCGCACGACCAGttgacatgcacgacagatatatgaaataacattataaattgggtcttacttttgctgatctttcatcagaatgttgatcaatgtgtcctttgtccagatgagtcgttgtttggattcataatggcaactttccacCTTAATTTAGCATGGGTACCTGTCCACTGGCACGGATCTGTCCAACATAAATATattcacagaacggaacacggcaaaactcccgaaaaaattcaaataatctgattaaactatattgaaaaaacatacattacgatgatatggtctcATTTATCAACTAAAAACCGAGCCGGAGATTGTTCCCGTCCaaaacggcagcaaaacagaaccCAATgtcacttccaagtcgcgcgttTCAGACTTCCGGAATtggtcggtcacgccaaagaaatagctATTATTCAACCTCTAAACAAGATGAACACAAAATTCCTTCTCTCACaccctcttgacacccagaggaaggcgtctGAAGTGTCCGTAGGGTCCTACGTCaaatgaccatgtataggcataaCGTTGAAGAGAGCAGagatttctgacattctacttcctggtcagggaaagtgctgccaaatgacttctgttccactcagagaaaaaattaaaacggttttagaaactagagactgttttctatccaatagtattaataatatgcatattgtaagagcaaaaattgattaagaggccgtttgaaaattggcacatattttccagtttttccaatacgccccctgcagccataacaggttaaacaaatcaaaatatatattagattcttcaatgtagccacactttgccttgatgacagctttgcacagtcttggcattctctcaaccagcttcacctggaatgcttttccaaaaacagtcttgtaggagttcccacatatgctgagaacttgttggctgctttcccttcactctgcaatccaactcatcccaaaccatctcaatttggttgaggtcgggggattgagtaggccaggtcatctgatgcagcactccatcactctccttcttatgCAAATaactcttacacagcctggaggtgtgttgggtcattgtcctgttgaaaaacaaatgatagtgggactaagcccaaaccagatgggatggcatatcgctgcagaatgctgtggtagccatgctggttaagtgtgacttgaattctaaataaatcactgacattgtcaacagcaaagcacccgcacaccatcacatctcctcctccatgcttcacggtgggaacaacacatgctgagatcatccgttcacctcccccgcatctcacaaagacatgatgcgtggaaccaaaaatctcaactttggactcattagaccaaaggacagatatccaccggtctaatgtccattgctcgtgtttcttggcccaagcaagtctcttcttcttattggtgtcctttagtagtggtttctttgcagcaattcaaccatgaaggcctgattcacacagtctcctctgaacagatgatgttgagatgtctgtttcaTTCCAAAGTTTCATTCTATAGGCCCATTGTGTAACGACTAGTCGCAGCTTTAGAGTAAAAGGTAAGTCCCGGAAGGTAAACTCATACAGGCTGGTACCTGTAGGGTAAGTCCTAGGGGGTAACTCCCTAGTAGGTTGGTTCCTGCTAGTACTATAAAGTCAATAGTAAATCCCAGTGGGTTAATACCTGTGATTACTATTAATATAGGGGGAGTCCCGGAAGGGAAGCCCTCGCAGGTTGGAACCTGCGAAGGGTAAGTCCTAGGGGGTAAATACCGGCGGGGTTGGTTCCCTGCATAAACTATAACGGGGTGAGAGCCTAGTTGTTGTAGCCATATAAGTATATAGTAAGTCCCGAGCAGAATAGATCCTGTGGAGGGTAAGTCTTATACCGAGTAAGTCCCGAGCAGAATAGATCTGTGGAAGGTAAGTCTCATAAATCCCGAGCAGGATAGTTCCTGTGGAGGGTGTAATCTCATAGAGGGGAAGACCTGAACAGGGTAATCCTGTGGAGGGTGTAATCTCATAGAGGGGAAGACCTGAACAGGGTAATCCTGTGGAGGGTGTAATCTCATAGAGGGGAAGACCTGAACAGGGTAATCCTGTGGAGGGTGTAATCTCATAGAGGGGAAGACCTGAACAGGGTAATCCTGTGGAGGGCTAATCTCATAGAGGGGAAGACCTGAACAGGGTAATCCTGTGGAGGGTGTAATCTCATAGAGGGGAAGACCTGAACAGGGTAATCCTGTGGAGGGTGTAATCTCATAGAGGGGAAGACCTGAACAGGGTAATCCTGTGGAGGGTAAAACAATCGTGTAACGGTATATAGACCTGTAAGAAGGGCAACAGGCCCGGTAGCAGTGGACGTGAGAGCGCAGTGTGTGAGTGTAGGGCAACAGGCCCGGTAGCAGTGGACGTGAGAGCGCAGGGTGTGAGTGTAGGGCAACAGGCCCGGTAGCAGTGGACGTGAGAGCGCAGGGTGTGAGTGTAGGGCAACAGGCCCGGTAGCAGTGGACGTGAGAGCGCAGGGTGTGAGTGTAGGGCAACAGGCCCGGTAGCAGTGGACGTGAGAgcgcagtgtgtgagtgtgtgtgtgtaaaagaggTTGGTTTATGCCTATGGGGAGAGGGCGAGATGAGGGTTATCAATAATAGTGATATTTGAGGAAGTACTGGAATAGGACATAAAGTCCTGTCCGT
The window above is part of the Salvelinus namaycush isolate Seneca unplaced genomic scaffold, SaNama_1.0 Scaffold3, whole genome shotgun sequence genome. Proteins encoded here:
- the LOC120039777 gene encoding zinc finger protein 678-like; translation: MKSHERIHTGEKPYHCSHCGKSFRESGNLNAHKRIHTGEKPYRCSHCGKRFNHSGKLKEHERIHTGEKPYHCAHCGKSFNRLGDLKRHERIHTGEEPYHCSQCGKSFKVLGNLKAHERIHTGEKPYHCSHCGKSFNDSGYLKTHERIHTGEKPYHCSQCGKSFNRLGVLKRHERIHTGEEPYHCSQCGKSFKVLGNLKAHERIHTGEKPYHCSQCGKSFNRLGHLKRHERIHTGEKPYHCSRCGKSFNRLGHLKRHERIHTGDKPYHCSQCGKSFKLIGNLKAHERIHTGEKPYHCSQCGKSFKLIGNLKAHERIH